The Streptococcus pluranimalium genome contains a region encoding:
- a CDS encoding adenylate kinase — translation MHLLIMGLPGAGKGTQAAKIVDTYGVSHISTGDMFRAAMKNETEMGKLAKSFIDKGELVPDEVTNGIVKERLAESDIKENGFLLDGYPRTLEQAHALDKTLAELGLTLDGVINIDVNPDSLVERLSGRIIHKETGETFHKVFNPPAGEYNEDDYYQREDDKPETVKRRLDVNIAQGQPILDHYREQNLVTDIEGNQEIDQVFKDVKEAIDRIK, via the coding sequence ATGCATCTTTTAATCATGGGTCTACCTGGTGCAGGTAAAGGAACTCAAGCTGCAAAAATTGTTGACACTTATGGTGTCTCACATATTTCAACAGGCGACATGTTCCGCGCTGCCATGAAAAATGAAACTGAGATGGGTAAACTTGCTAAATCATTTATTGATAAAGGTGAGTTAGTTCCTGATGAAGTGACTAATGGTATTGTCAAAGAACGTCTTGCGGAGTCTGATATCAAAGAAAATGGTTTCTTGTTAGACGGTTATCCACGTACTCTGGAACAAGCACATGCTTTGGATAAAACGTTAGCAGAATTAGGTTTAACACTTGATGGCGTTATCAACATTGATGTCAATCCTGATAGTCTCGTAGAACGTTTAAGTGGTCGTATCATCCACAAGGAAACCGGAGAAACCTTCCATAAAGTTTTCAACCCACCAGCAGGTGAATACAATGAAGATGATTACTACCAGCGCGAAGATGACAAGCCAGAGACTGTTAAACGTCGCTTGGATGTTAATATCGCACAAGGTCAACCAATCTTAGATCATTATCGTGAGCAAAATCTTGTGACAGATATTGAAGGAAATCAAGAAATCGACCAAGTATTTAAAGATGTTAAGGAAGCAATTGATCGCATCAAATAA
- the infA gene encoding translation initiation factor IF-1, with amino-acid sequence MAKEDVIEIEGKVVETMPNAMFTVELENGHQILATVSGKIRKNYIRILVGDRVTVEMSPYDLTRGRITYRFK; translated from the coding sequence GTGGCAAAAGAAGACGTGATTGAAATTGAAGGTAAGGTTGTAGAAACCATGCCTAATGCTATGTTTACAGTTGAATTAGAAAATGGACACCAAATTTTGGCGACTGTTTCAGGAAAAATCCGTAAAAATTACATTCGTATTTTAGTAGGTGACCGTGTGACAGTTGAGATGAGTCCATATGATTTGACGCGTGGGCGTATCACATACCGCTTTAAATAA
- the rpmJ gene encoding 50S ribosomal protein L36, producing MKVRPSVKPICEHCKVIRRNGRVMVICPTNPKHKQRQG from the coding sequence ATGAAGGTAAGACCATCGGTTAAACCAATTTGCGAACACTGTAAAGTGATTCGTCGTAATGGCCGTGTTATGGTAATTTGTCCAACAAATCCAAAACACAAACAACGTCAAGGATAA
- the rpsM gene encoding 30S ribosomal protein S13: protein MARIAGVDIPNDKRVVISLTYVYGIGLTTSKKILAAAGVSEDIRVKDLTTDQEDAIRREVDAIKVEGDLRREVNLNIKRLMEIGSYRGIRHRRGLPVRGQNTKNNARTRKGKAVVIAGKKK, encoded by the coding sequence ATGGCTCGTATTGCTGGAGTTGATATTCCAAATGATAAACGTGTAGTAATTTCACTTACTTATGTATATGGGATCGGATTAACAACATCTAAAAAAATCTTGGCTGCTGCAGGCGTATCAGAAGATATCCGTGTTAAAGATTTAACAACAGATCAAGAAGATGCTATCCGTCGTGAAGTTGATGCAATTAAAGTTGAAGGTGACCTCCGTCGTGAAGTTAACTTGAACATTAAACGTTTGATGGAAATCGGTTCATACCGTGGTATCCGTCACCGTCGTGGACTTCCTGTCCGTGGACAAAATACAAAAAACAATGCTCGTACTCGTAAAGGTAAAGCTGTTGTGATTGCAGGGAAGAAAAAATAA
- the rpsK gene encoding 30S ribosomal protein S11 encodes MAKPTRKRRVKKNIESGIAHIHATFNNTIVMITDVHGNALAWSSAGALGFKGSRKSTPFAAQMASEAAAKSAQEHGLKTVEVTVKGPGSGRESAIRALAAAGLEVTAIRDVTPVPHNGARPPKRRRV; translated from the coding sequence TTGGCTAAACCAACACGTAAACGTCGTGTGAAAAAGAATATCGAGTCAGGTATTGCTCACATTCACGCTACATTTAACAACACTATTGTTATGATTACAGATGTGCACGGTAACGCTCTCGCTTGGTCATCAGCTGGTGCTCTTGGATTTAAAGGTTCTCGTAAATCTACTCCATTTGCAGCTCAAATGGCTTCAGAAGCAGCTGCTAAATCAGCTCAAGAACACGGTTTGAAAACTGTTGAAGTGACTGTTAAAGGCCCAGGTTCAGGTCGTGAATCAGCTATTCGTGCTCTTGCTGCTGCTGGTCTTGAAGTGACTGCCATTCGCGATGTTACTCCTGTACCACATAATGGTGCTCGTCCTCCAAAACGTCGTCGTGTGTAA
- a CDS encoding DNA-directed RNA polymerase subunit alpha, whose product MIEFEKPIITKIDENKDYGKFVIEPLERGYGTTLGNSLRRVLLSSLPGAAVTSIKIDGVLHEFDTVPGVREDVMQIILNVKGLAVKSYVEDEKIIELDVQGPAEVTAGDILTDSDIEIVNSDHYLFTIAEGASFKASMTVATNRGYVAAEGNKKDDAPVGTLAVDSIYTPVKKVNYQVEPARVGSNDGFDKLTVEIMTNGTIIPEDALGLSARVLIEHLNLFTDLTEVAKTTDVMKETESVNDEKVLDRTIEELDLSVRSYNCLKRAGINTVHDLTEKSEPEMMKVRNLGRKSLEEVKVKLADLGLGLKNDK is encoded by the coding sequence ATGATTGAGTTTGAAAAACCAATAATAACAAAAATTGATGAAAATAAAGATTACGGTAAGTTTGTCATCGAACCGCTTGAACGTGGTTACGGAACAACCTTAGGTAACTCTCTTCGTCGTGTACTTTTATCATCTCTTCCAGGTGCTGCTGTTACCTCGATTAAGATTGATGGAGTACTTCACGAGTTTGATACTGTGCCTGGAGTACGTGAAGATGTAATGCAAATTATTCTTAACGTCAAAGGACTTGCTGTAAAATCTTACGTCGAAGACGAAAAAATTATTGAACTTGATGTCCAAGGACCAGCTGAAGTTACTGCTGGAGATATCTTGACTGATAGCGATATTGAGATTGTTAACTCAGATCATTATCTGTTTACAATCGCTGAAGGTGCTTCTTTTAAAGCTAGCATGACAGTAGCTACAAATCGTGGTTACGTTGCTGCAGAAGGTAATAAAAAAGATGATGCACCAGTAGGCACATTGGCTGTAGACTCTATCTACACTCCAGTGAAAAAAGTTAACTATCAAGTTGAACCTGCTCGTGTAGGTAGTAATGATGGCTTTGATAAATTAACTGTTGAAATCATGACTAATGGCACAATTATTCCTGAAGATGCATTAGGTCTTTCTGCTCGTGTATTGATTGAACACTTAAATCTCTTTACAGATTTAACTGAGGTTGCTAAAACTACTGATGTTATGAAAGAGACAGAGTCAGTTAACGATGAGAAAGTTCTTGATCGTACTATTGAAGAATTAGATTTGTCAGTTCGTTCTTATAACTGTTTGAAACGTGCAGGTATTAACACTGTTCACGATTTAACAGAGAAGAGTGAACCAGAAATGATGAAAGTCCGTAACCTTGGTCGTAAGAGCCTTGAAGAAGTTAAGGTTAAACTTGCTGATTTAGGGTTAGGACTAAAAAACGATAAATAA
- the rplQ gene encoding 50S ribosomal protein L17, producing the protein MAYRKLGRTSSQRKAMLRDLTTDLLINESIVTTEARAKEIRKTVEKMITLGKRGDLHARRQAATFVRNEIASENYDEATDKYTSTTALQKLFSELAPRYAERNGGYTRILKTEPRRGDAAPMAIIELV; encoded by the coding sequence ATGGCTTACCGTAAACTAGGACGCACTAGCTCACAACGTAAAGCAATGTTGCGTGATTTGACTACAGATCTTTTGATTAACGAATCAATCGTAACTACTGAAGCTCGTGCTAAAGAAATTCGTAAAACCGTTGAAAAAATGATTACTCTTGGTAAACGTGGTGATTTGCACGCACGTCGTCAAGCAGCAACATTTGTTCGTAACGAAATTGCATCAGAAAACTATGATGAAGCAACTGATAAATATACATCAACAACTGCTCTTCAAAAATTGTTCTCTGAGTTAGCACCACGTTACGCAGAACGTAACGGTGGATACACTCGTATCCTTAAAACAGAACCACGTCGTGGTGATGCTGCCCCAATGGCAATTATTGAACTTGTTTAA